ATTTCAACAGTGTTTATGTCGTGGGTGGCGATGGCACCGTCAAAGGCATCTATGACAAGGTCCGGCTGGTCCCTTTTGGCGAATACGTTCCGTTCAGGACGCTGCTTGAAAATATTGGTTTTACGAATCTTGCCGGGCCGATCGAGGGTTTCGAGGCCGGCTACCACCAGCGTGTACTCTCCACCACCAGTGATTTCAGTTTTCTACCATTGATTTGCTACGAAGCAATTTTTCCGGGTTTCGTTTCTGCAACGCCTGATGACCCGTCTTTCCTCTTGAACGTGACGAATGATGCCTGGTTCGGGCGCACACCCGGTCCCTACCAGCATTTCGCACAAGCGCGCATGCGTGCGATTGAGACGGGATTGCCGCTTGTGAGGGCAGCAAATACGGGCATTTCGGCTGTCGTAGATGGATATGGAGCCGTTGTCGATGAATTGAAAGTTTTTGAACGAGGTATCGTAGATGCCGGTCTACCAAAGCGATTGGGCACAACTATCTATGAGATTTTTGGCGATGTGCCGGCACTGATTATTTCAATAACACTTGTCGGATTTGCAATATTTGCAAAATACAACCGCTACTCGCGTTATAATTGATAATTTTTGTTTGAGTTGAGTGATCGAAGTGTGATACAACCGTGAAACAGCCGATTGAAGGCTGATTCATGTACAAGCTAGGGGTTGCGGGCTTGCTTCAGTCTCTTCGGTCTTGTGGGAGGACCACGGAGAGCTTGTACGATCTGATATGAGCGGACATTCGCCGCAAAAAGAAGAAAGAGCGACGTACATGCCCAGTAAAAAGTCTCCAAATCCGATCGATATACACGTTGGTAGCCGTGTTCGCCTGAGGCGAATGATGCTTGGAATGAGTCAGGAAAAACTGGGTGAAAGCCTCGGCATCACCTTTCAGCAGATTCAAAAATACGAAAAGGGTACAAACCGGATCGGCGCCAGCCGGTTGCAGCATATTGCGACAATACTGAAAGTTCCGGTGTCGTTCTTCTTCGAGGATGCTCCGGGCACGCCGGAAGAGGCCGAGGGCTTTGGCGAAACGCAGCCGACGTCATATGTCGTCGACTTCCTCTCGTCCTCGGAAGGGCTGTCCCTGAACAAGGCGTTCGTGCGGATCGAGGATCCGAAGGTGAGGCGCCGGATCGTCGATCTGGTTCGTTCTCTAGCCGGTGACGAGTAAGAATAATTTCAAAACGCGCTTGACGCGACGAAAAACTTCAAAGATTGATGCACCCGAAGCGGCGAAATTACTCGCCGCTTCATTCATATTCATTCCCAGAAGGACGATCGCCAATGGCACGTCAGAATTATCTTTTTACGTCCGAGTCCGTTTCAGAAGGACATCCGGACAAAGTTTGCGACCGAATCTCAGATGCCGTCGTCGACGCATATCTTCGTGAAATGCCGGAAGCACGCGTCGCGTGCGAAACGCTTGCCACCACGAATCGTGTCGTGATCGCCGGCGAAACCCGGGGACCGGCAGGCATCACCAACGAGTATATTGCGCATCTTGCGCGGATGGCCATCAAGGACATCGGCTATGAGCAGGATGGGTTCCATTGGGAGAACTGCGACGTTGCCGTTCATCTTCATGGCCAGTCGGCGCATATCGCCCAGGGCGTTGATGCGGGCGGCAACAAGGACGAAGGCGCGGGCGACCAGGGGATCATGTTCGGATACGCGTGTCGCGAAACCGAAGAACTGATGCCGGCTCCCATACTCTACTCGCACAAGATCCTCAGCCTCCTGGCCGACGCCCGCAAGTCCGGCAAGGAACCGGCGCTGGGCCCGGATGCGAAAAGTCAGGTGACCGTTCGCTATGAAAACGGCGTGCCCGTGGCGGCGACGTCGATCGTTCTGTCGACACAGCACCTGGATCCGGCACTGACCTCCGAGGATGTGCGCCGGATTGTCGACCCCTATATCCGCACAGCGCTTCCCGATGGCTGGATCACCGGTGAAACCGAATGGCACGTCAACCCAACCGGCGCTTTCGTGATCGGCGGTCCCGATGGCGATGCAGGTCTGACCGGCCGGAAGATCATTGTTGATACCTATGGTGGCGCTGCGCCGCATGGCGGCGGTGCATTCTCCGGCAAGGACCCGACCAAGGTTGACCGGTCTGCTGCATACGCTGCGCGCTATCTGGCGAAAAACGTGGTGGCCGCAGACCTGGCGGACCGGTGCACGATCCAGCTGTCCTACGCGATCGGCGTTTCCGATCCGCTTTCGGTTTACGTTGATCTGCACGGCACGGGACGGTGCGACGAAGCCAGGCTTGAGACCACGCTCCGTGAGGTCATGGGTCTGAGCCCGCGCGGCATTCGCGAGCATCTTAAGCTGAACAACCCGATCTACGAACGTACCGCTGCTTACGGTCATTTTGGCCGTCAGCCGGATGCCGACGGCGGCTTCACCTGGGAAAAGACGGATCTCGTCGACGCTTTGCGCCCACTTGCCGGGTAACGCCGCGCCGTTCATTGGCTTGTGAAAATACAGGCCGCCGGTCCCGTACCGGCGGTCTGCCGTATGTAAAGACTGCACCGGCAAACCATGACAGATCGATACGAAGGGTCCTTCTTCGGCCGCCGCAAGGGTAAGCCTTTAAGCCCGCGCCGCGAAGCGCTCATGGAAAACGCACTGCCGCGCCTGGCGCTTGACCTGAGTGTCCCCGCACCCCGGGACCTGGCGGACCTGTTTGAAGCGGACGTGGCGACCGTTTGCCTGGAAGTCGGGTTCGGCGGCGGCGAACACCTTTTGCACCGTGCCCGGACGGAACCCCAGACCGGATTCATCGGAATCGAGCCGTTCGTGGGCAGCATGGCGAAAACGGTTGCCTCAGTCGTGTCGGAAGATCTGCAAAATGTTCGCCTTTACGCCGACGATGCGGTCAATGTCCTCGACTGGCTTCCCGACGCCTCGCTGGATCTTGCCTATCAGCTCTACCCGGACCCCTGGCCGAAGAAGCGGCATTGGAAGCGGCGCTTCATCAACGAACAGAATCTCGATCGCTATGCCCGGGTCCTGAAGCCGGGCAGCGCGTTCCGGTTCGCCAGCGACATCGATACCTATATCGACTGGACGCTGCGCCACTGCCGGGACCATGCGCAGTTCGAATGGCTGGCCGAAACGGCGGCCGACTGGAAAACGCCCTGGCAGGGCTGGCCCGGTACACGCTACGAGGCCAAGGCAATCCGCGAAGGCCGCACGGGCCGGTATCTTTCGTTTCGCCGGATTTGAGTGTGCTTGGCAGCGCGCCGCCAACGCTCACGCCGGTCCGCAGCTTTCAAGTTCTTTGGACGATTTCAGATCGGACACTTGCGCTGGCACTGCCTTTGGCGTTATACAGCCCGTGTTTCACCTCAAACGGCTTCATCAGAGCATTTGAGAGTGGGCCCGACGGGGACCCGCTCTTTTTTGTTTAGGTGCCGGCCAGAGGCAATCGACCCAAGCAGGATAGCCTTAATGTAGACCGACAATCGGGCGCATCCGACATGAAAGACCGGCAACGGTTTAGCAGGAGCCAAGTGTGAGCGCACACGAACCAAGAATAGTTACGGAACAGGGCCTTGATGCCCGCGTTGCCGCGATTGTTGAGCCGGTGATCGAGGATCTCGGTTATCGTCTTGTGCGCACCAAGATCAGCGCTGCAAACGGCTGCACGCTGCAGATCATGGCCGAGCGCCCGGACGGTACGATGACCGTCGAAGATTGTGAAACGATCAGCCGCACCGTCTCTCCGGCACTGGATGTGGAGGACCCGATCAACCGGGCCTACCATCTGGAAGTGTCGTCGCCCGGTATCGACCGCCCTCTGGTTCGCGCCGGCGATTTCAACCGCTGGGCCGGCCACGAGCTCAAGGTGGACATGGCTGTGATGCTTGAGGGCCGGAAACGGTTCAGGGGAACATTGATCGGGACCGAGGACGGCAACGCGAAATTACGGCTTCCCGATGTTGCTGCAGGCGAAAACGACACTGTGTCGTTGCCGCTGGAGAATATCGGCGAAGCCAAGCTCGTTCTCACGGATGATTTGATAACCGCGGCTCTTCAGGCGGAAAAGGCTGCACTTGCGGCAAGAAGCCAGGAAGAAGACCTGATACAGGACAACACGCCCAACTGAGTCTTCGGCTCGGCGGCGAAAGGACACGCGCCAAAAACCAGGACGAGAACCTGGCGCAAGAGGAGTGGAATATGGCAATCAGCGCAAACCGGCTGGAACTGCTGCAAATTGCTGATGCGGTCGCCCGGGAAAAATCCATTGACCGGATGATCGTGATCAATGCGATGGAAGACGCAATTCAGAAAGCTGCCCGCTCCCGATACGGCACCGAAACCGAGGTCCGCGCCGAGATCAATCCGAAGACCGGTGAAATCCGTCTGCAACGGCTGCTTCAGGTCGTGGAAGTCGTTGAGAACGTCTCCACCGATATTTCGCTTGAAGATGCCCAGGCGCGCAACCCGGAAGCAAGTCTCGGTGACTTTATCGCCGAGCCTCTGCCGCCGCTCGATTTCGGACGCATCGCCGCGCAATCCGCAAAGCAGGTGATTGTGCAGAAGGTGCGCGAAGCCGAGCGCGACCGCCAGTACGAAGAGTACAAGGACCGCGTCGGCGAAGTCATCAACGGCGTCGTCAAGCGGGCTGAATACGGCAACGTGATTGTCGACCTCGGGCGCGGCGAGGGCATCGTGCGGCGGGACGAACTGATCCCGCGCGAGATTTTCCGGACCGGTGACCGCATCCGGGCGTTCATCTACGACGTGCGCCGCGAACAGCGCGGGCCGCAGATCTTTCTCTCCAGGACGCATCCGCAGTTCATGGCCAAGCTGTTCGCGCAGGAAGTGCCGGAGATCTATGACGGCGTGATTGAAATCAAGTCGGTCGCGCGGGATCCCGGTTCGCGCGCGAAGATCGCGGTGATCTCGAAAGACACGTCCATCGACCCGGTCGGCGCCTGCGTCGGTATGCGCGGCAGCCGTGTTCAGGCCGTGGTGGGCGAGCTCCAGGGCGAAAAGATCGACATTATTCCCTGGAATGAGGAAGCCGCCACGTTCATCGTCAACGCGCTGCAGCCCGCAGAAGTTGCCAAGGTTGTTCTCGACGAGGATGCGGAGCGTATTGAAGTTGTCGTTCCCGATGACCAACTGTCACTTGCGATCGGCCGTCGTGGCCAGAATGTGCGCCTTGCGTCGCAGCTGACCGGCTGGGCCATTGACATCATGACCGAGCAGGAAGAATCGGATCGCCGCCAGAAGGAATTCATGGAGCGGTCCCAGCTCTTCATGGAGGCGCTCAACGTGGACGAAATGGTCGGCCAGCTGCTGGCGACCGAAGGTTTCAGCTCTGTCGAGGAAGTCGCCTATGTGGAGATCGAGGAAATCTCCATGATCGAGGGCTTCGATGATGACACGGCGGTTGAAATCCAGGCGCGCGCCCGGGATTACCTGGGTGAGCTGGAGGCCAAGCTTGACGAGGAACGCCTCGAACTCGGCGTGTCCGACGATTTGCGGACAATTGACGGCCTGACCACCGCGATGCTTGTTGCGCTGGGCAAGGACGACATCAAGTCGATGGAAGATCTTGCCGGATGTGCGGCTGACGATCTTGTCGGCTGGACCGAGCGCAAGGATGGCGAGACCAAGCGTTTCGATGGCGCGCTGACTGGTCTTGATGTCTCCCGCGCGGAAGCTGAAAACATGGTGATGGCGGCGCGTCTCGCAGCCGGCTGGATCACCGAAGAAGAGCTTGCAGCGATGTCCGCCGAGGCCGAAGAGGTCGAGGAAGACGTTGAGGCAGTTGAGGAAGTGGCCGAACAGGAAGTGCCTGCCGGCGCCATTCTGAACGGCTGAGGACGGCGGTAGCCGCCTGAAGGAAATGGATCGTGCGAAAGCGCACCGGCCGCGCTGGGGTGACTTTCGGTTGATCTGAAGGAGTGGCGGCGTGCCAAGGAAGAATGAACCAACCGAACGGCAATGTGCCGTGACCAGGGAGGTTCGGCCCGTAAGCTCGCTGATCCGGTTCGTGCTTGATCCCGATGGACAGGTGGTGCCGGATCTGAAACGGGCGCTGCCTGGACGCGGCGTCTGGGTGACGGCAACGGAAGAAAGTGTTGCCGTTGCCGAAAAGAACAGGAAGAAGGTGTTCGGCCGGGGGTTCAAATGTGAGGCCCTTGTGGAACCGGGCCTTGTGGAACGCGTCGGAGCGCTCCTCGAAAGGTCGGCGCTTCAGGCACTTTCCCTGACGCGCAAGGCTGGTGAACTTGTCACCGGCTACGCGAAAGTTGAAGCGGCCCTGCGGCGGGATACTGTCGTCGGGTTGATCCATGCCTCGGACGCGGCCGGGGACGGTGTGCGAAAACTGGCGGCTGTGGCAGCCGGTAAAGAAGAACTCGCAAACGGGTGCCAAATCGTCCGTTTGTTCGATTCGACCCAATTGGATTTGGCATTGGGCCGGTCAAATGTGATACATGCTGCACTGCTTGCGGGGCATGCGAGCGAAAACTTTCTTGCACGAGTGCGTGACATGGAGCGTTTTCGCGGTTATTCCGCTGCAAGTGACGAAAATAGCAACGCATAGCAGGGCGGTTGCGCAGGACTGAAGGCAATATGAGCGATACGAAAAATCCGGGCGACAAGACAATCAGCGTTGAGCGTGGCAAGACGCTTGGCCTAAAGCGGGGCGGTGGCGATCAGGGAACTGTTCGGCAATCCTTCTCGCACGGCCGGTCGAAGGCCGTTGTCGTGGAGAAGAAGAAGCGCCGTGTTGTCATCCCGGGGCAGGAACCGAAGGCCGAGGCTCCGGCGCCGACCACGCAGCGCCTTGAGCGGCCTGCGGAAGCTCCGCGCAAGCCGCAGCAGCCTGACGCGCAAGCGGCAAAACAGGCGCGCCGGTCCGCATCCGGGCAACGCCAGAAAGGCAACGGCAACGTGCTGCGCACCCTGACCAAGGAAGAGGCAGCGGCAAGGGCCGCAGCGCTTCAGATGGCCAAGGAGCGTGAAGTCGAGGAACGCAAGCAGCGCGCCGAAGACGAAAAGCGCATGGCCGCCGAAGCCGCTCAGCGCCAGGCGGACGAAGAGGCGCGTGCAAAGGTTGAAGCCGAGGAGCGCGCCAAGCGCGAAGCCGAAGAGGCACGCCAGGCGGAAGAACAGGCACAGGTCGCGGAGAGCACGGCTGCTGCCGGACAGGACGCAGGTGCTGACGTCGCGCCTGCAGGCGACCGTCAGCCCGCTGCTGCCGACGCCGGCAGGCAGCCCGCCCGCAGGCCTGCAGCGCCGAATGCCGGCAAGCCGCGCAATCTCGACGATATGGGACGACGCGCTGCCCCGGCGGCGCCCCGCGCCAAAACGGAACAGCAGCCGGCTGCCGAGGATGACCGGGCGAACAAGGGTCTGCGCGCTGTCAAGCGTCCGAAGCAGGCGCCCGCACCGACGACGCGCCCGCGCGGCGGAGAAGACCGCCGCCGGTCAAAGCTGACCATTTCCGCCGCAACCGGCGGTGATGACGGACAGCGGGCACGGTCGCTTGCGTCCATGCGCCGCCGGCAGGAGAAGGCCAAGCGCGGTCAGCAGCAGGTCGTGCGTGAAAAGATTTCGCGCGAGGTCACGCTGCCTGAGGCGATCACGATCCAGGAACTCGCCAACCGTATGGCGGAGCGTGCGGTCGATGTGATCAAGCTGCTGATGAAGCAGGGGCAGATGCTCAAGATCAACGACGTGATCGATGCCGATACCGCGGAATTGATTGCCGAGGAAATGGGACACACCGTGAAACGTGTCTCCGAGGCCGACGTTGAAGAAGGTCTGTTCACCACGGAAGATGACACTGCGACAATGCAGCCGCGTCCGCCGGTGGTGACGATCATGGGTCACGTCGATCACGGCAAGACCTCCCTTCTGGACGCGATCCGCAAATCCAAGGTTGTGTCCGGCGAAGCTGGGGGGATCACCCAGCATATCGGCGCCTACCAGATCGACCAGGACAGTCAGAAGATCACTTTCATCGATACGCCCGGCCACGCGGCGTTCTCGCAGATGCGGGCACGCGGCGCCAAGTCGACGGACATCGTGATCCTGGTTGTCGCCGCGGATGACGGCGTCATGCCGCAAACGAAAGAGGCAATCGCGCATGCCAAGGCAGCCGATGCCCCGATCATCGTTGCGATAAACAAGACCGACAAGCCGGGTGCCGATCCGAACCGGGTTCGCACGGAGCTTCTGAGCGAAGAGCTGGTGACGGAATCCATGGGCGGTGATGTCATCGACGTGGAAGTCTCCGCGCTCAATGGCACCAATCTCGACAAGCTGCTGGAGATGATCCTGCTGCAGGCCGAGGTTCTCGAACTCAAGGCCAACCCGAACCGGACTGCGGAAGGCATCGTCATCGAGGCACAGCTCGACCGCGGACGCGGGCCGGTCGCGACCGTTCTCGTCCAGAAAGGCACGCTCAAGCCGGGCGACATTCTGGTCGCCGGGTCCGAGTGGGGCCGCGTACGTGCAATGCTCGATGAAAACGGCAAGCAGGTGAAGGAAGCCGGGCCGGCCAAGCCGGTTGAGGTTCTCGGGTTCCAGGGAACGCCTGCCGCCGGCGATCTCGTCGCGGTTGTCGACAACGAGGCCCGTGCCCGTGAGATCACGGACTACCGTCAGCGTCAGATCCGCGAGAAGGCCTCCGTGGTCGCCTCCGGTGCACGCGGGTCGCTCGAGCAGATGATGAATCGCCTGCAGGAAACCGGCCGCAAGGAATTCCCGCTGGTTCTGAAGGCGGACGTTCAGGGCTCTGCGGAAGCGATTGCGCACGCACTGAACGAGCTGGGAACCGACGAGGTCGGTGCACGCATTCTGCTGTCGGGTGTCGGCGGCATTACCGAGAGCGACATCACGCTCGCGGCGGCCTCCAACGCCCCGATCCTGGGCTTCAACGTCCGTGCCAACAAGCAGGCCCGCGAAGCTGCGTCCCGTGACGGTATCGAGATCCGCTACTACAACGTGATCTACGATCTCGTCGACGACATCAAGGCGGCCATGTCCGGACTGCTTTCGCCCGAACGTCGCGAGACGTTCCTCGGAAATGCGGAGATCAAGGAGATCTTCCACATCTCGAAGGTCGGCAAGGTCGCGGGCTGTCTGGTCACCGAAGGGATCGTGGAGCGCGGTGCCAATGTGCGCCTGATCCGCGACGATGTCGTGATCCACGAGGGCGAACTGGGAACGCTCAAGCGCTTCAAGGACGAGGTCAAGACCGTCGAATCCGGACAGGAATGCGGCATGAACTTTGTCAAGTACCAGGACATGCGTCCCGGCGACATCATCGAATGCTTCCGCGTCGAGCAGATCGCGAGGTCGCTCTAGAGCATTTTCCGGCCAATTTGGATTATTTGATGAGGATATCCGGTTCACTCGGCCAGGCGCGTCACGTAGTGCGATGCGGTGCATCGTGCAAGTGGCACAACGCAGCCGATGGGCTGGATATCCTCACCCTTTGTGGAACGCACTCTTGCGAGAATTATCGAGATTGGCGGGAATATGCTCTGACCGCCGGAACGGAAATACAGGCAGAAGCGCCGGCGGGATTCAGATGGATCGCGCCGGCGCTGCCACTTTCAGGGTCAACGATGGCCCTGGTCAGGAACACAAATGGCTAGACAGAATGCTCAGGACAGCCGTGGACCGTCGCAACGCCAGTTGAAGGTCGGCGAGACGGTGCGCAAGGAACTGTCCGATATCTTTACACGCGGCGAGTTCTCGAACCCCGATCTGGACGGTGCGATCGTGACCATCCCGGAAGTCCGGATGACGCCCGACCTGAGGCTCGCGACGTGTCTCGTCATGCCGCTTGGCGGCAAGAACGCGGAGCGGGTCGAAAAGGCGCTCAACCGCAGCGCCAAGTATCTGCGCGGTCAGGTGTCCCGGCGCCTCACCATGAAATACATGCCGGATCTGCGCTTCGTGCTGGACACCCGTTTCGATGACGACGACCGTATCGACACGCTGCTGCATTCGCCCGGCGTATCGCGGGATCTGGGCAACGACGACAACCGCGAGGACTGAGTTCGGCGGGGACGCTCTGATCCTTTCAGTTTGTCATCCCTGCGCAGGCAGGGATCCGGTACTCATCTGTTCGATTGTGTGGCAGAGCGCAAACACAGGGAATACTGGACCCCGGTCTCTCGCGCTGCTCGAACCGGGGTGACAAGCCGGTGGCTGCAGGTCCACCAAGTTTACTTTTCTACAAACGAATCCGACATGGCACGCCAGAAACAGATCAAGCGAAAGAAGAACGCCATCAATGGCTGGCTTGTGCTCGACAAGCCCTACGGCATCACCTCCAACGAGGCGCTCGGCAAGATCAAGCGGATCTTCTCGCCGCAGAAGGTCGGTCACGCCGGCACGCTCGATCCGCGCGCATCCGGCCTGTTGCCGGTCGCCTTCGGCGAGGCCACCAAGACGGTGCCCTTCGTGATGGACGGGCGCAAGGTCTACCGGTTCGAGGTGACCTGGGGGACGGAGACCGATACGGACGACACCGAGGGCGAGGTGATCGCGACGTCGGAGGCAAGGCCGGAAGCGGAGACGATCGCGGCCCTCCTGGCCGACTTCACCGGCACCATCATGCAGGTACCGCCGAAGTTTTCTGCGATCAAGGTGGCGGGCGAACGCGCCTACGACCTGGCACGGGACGGCGAAGAGGTGGAACTCGAAGCGCGCCCGATCGACGTGCACCGCCTGGATCTGGTGGATTGCCCGGACGCGGACCGCGCCGTCTTCGAAGCGGAGTGCGGCAAGGGCACCTATGTGCGCGCGCTGGCCAGGGACCTTGGACGCCGCCTCGGCACGTATGGCCACGTGACGTCCCTGCGCCGCCTTCTGGTCGGACCGTTCGGGGAAGACGATCTTGTCGACTTTGACGACATCCTGGAAGCATCGGAGGAACGGGGCGAAGGCGAGGGCATCGAGGCGCTCGTCGAGGAATTTGTCCTGCCCGTGCGCGAGGCGATGGACGCGCTGGTCGAAGTGCCGGTCTCGCTGGATGACGCGGCCAGGATCCGGAAGGGCATGGCGGTGCTGCTGCGCGGCCGCGAAGCACCGCTGAATACGGAAGTCGCCTTTGCCAGCCATGCGAGCGTGCCCGTCGCGATCGGATCGATCGACAAGGGCCGCTTCCAGCCGA
This region of uncultured Roseibium sp. genomic DNA includes:
- a CDS encoding helix-turn-helix transcriptional regulator; protein product: MPSKKSPNPIDIHVGSRVRLRRMMLGMSQEKLGESLGITFQQIQKYEKGTNRIGASRLQHIATILKVPVSFFFEDAPGTPEEAEGFGETQPTSYVVDFLSSSEGLSLNKAFVRIEDPKVRRRIVDLVRSLAGDE
- the metK gene encoding methionine adenosyltransferase; translated protein: MARQNYLFTSESVSEGHPDKVCDRISDAVVDAYLREMPEARVACETLATTNRVVIAGETRGPAGITNEYIAHLARMAIKDIGYEQDGFHWENCDVAVHLHGQSAHIAQGVDAGGNKDEGAGDQGIMFGYACRETEELMPAPILYSHKILSLLADARKSGKEPALGPDAKSQVTVRYENGVPVAATSIVLSTQHLDPALTSEDVRRIVDPYIRTALPDGWITGETEWHVNPTGAFVIGGPDGDAGLTGRKIIVDTYGGAAPHGGGAFSGKDPTKVDRSAAYAARYLAKNVVAADLADRCTIQLSYAIGVSDPLSVYVDLHGTGRCDEARLETTLREVMGLSPRGIREHLKLNNPIYERTAAYGHFGRQPDADGGFTWEKTDLVDALRPLAG
- a CDS encoding tRNA (guanine(46)-N(7))-methyltransferase TrmB, with translation MTDRYEGSFFGRRKGKPLSPRREALMENALPRLALDLSVPAPRDLADLFEADVATVCLEVGFGGGEHLLHRARTEPQTGFIGIEPFVGSMAKTVASVVSEDLQNVRLYADDAVNVLDWLPDASLDLAYQLYPDPWPKKRHWKRRFINEQNLDRYARVLKPGSAFRFASDIDTYIDWTLRHCRDHAQFEWLAETAADWKTPWQGWPGTRYEAKAIREGRTGRYLSFRRI
- the rimP gene encoding ribosome maturation factor RimP, giving the protein MSAHEPRIVTEQGLDARVAAIVEPVIEDLGYRLVRTKISAANGCTLQIMAERPDGTMTVEDCETISRTVSPALDVEDPINRAYHLEVSSPGIDRPLVRAGDFNRWAGHELKVDMAVMLEGRKRFRGTLIGTEDGNAKLRLPDVAAGENDTVSLPLENIGEAKLVLTDDLITAALQAEKAALAARSQEEDLIQDNTPN
- the nusA gene encoding transcription termination factor NusA yields the protein MAISANRLELLQIADAVAREKSIDRMIVINAMEDAIQKAARSRYGTETEVRAEINPKTGEIRLQRLLQVVEVVENVSTDISLEDAQARNPEASLGDFIAEPLPPLDFGRIAAQSAKQVIVQKVREAERDRQYEEYKDRVGEVINGVVKRAEYGNVIVDLGRGEGIVRRDELIPREIFRTGDRIRAFIYDVRREQRGPQIFLSRTHPQFMAKLFAQEVPEIYDGVIEIKSVARDPGSRAKIAVISKDTSIDPVGACVGMRGSRVQAVVGELQGEKIDIIPWNEEAATFIVNALQPAEVAKVVLDEDAERIEVVVPDDQLSLAIGRRGQNVRLASQLTGWAIDIMTEQEESDRRQKEFMERSQLFMEALNVDEMVGQLLATEGFSSVEEVAYVEIEEISMIEGFDDDTAVEIQARARDYLGELEAKLDEERLELGVSDDLRTIDGLTTAMLVALGKDDIKSMEDLAGCAADDLVGWTERKDGETKRFDGALTGLDVSRAEAENMVMAARLAAGWITEEELAAMSAEAEEVEEDVEAVEEVAEQEVPAGAILNG
- a CDS encoding RNA-binding protein; the encoded protein is MPRKNEPTERQCAVTREVRPVSSLIRFVLDPDGQVVPDLKRALPGRGVWVTATEESVAVAEKNRKKVFGRGFKCEALVEPGLVERVGALLERSALQALSLTRKAGELVTGYAKVEAALRRDTVVGLIHASDAAGDGVRKLAAVAAGKEELANGCQIVRLFDSTQLDLALGRSNVIHAALLAGHASENFLARVRDMERFRGYSAASDENSNA
- the infB gene encoding translation initiation factor IF-2, whose protein sequence is MSDTKNPGDKTISVERGKTLGLKRGGGDQGTVRQSFSHGRSKAVVVEKKKRRVVIPGQEPKAEAPAPTTQRLERPAEAPRKPQQPDAQAAKQARRSASGQRQKGNGNVLRTLTKEEAAARAAALQMAKEREVEERKQRAEDEKRMAAEAAQRQADEEARAKVEAEERAKREAEEARQAEEQAQVAESTAAAGQDAGADVAPAGDRQPAAADAGRQPARRPAAPNAGKPRNLDDMGRRAAPAAPRAKTEQQPAAEDDRANKGLRAVKRPKQAPAPTTRPRGGEDRRRSKLTISAATGGDDGQRARSLASMRRRQEKAKRGQQQVVREKISREVTLPEAITIQELANRMAERAVDVIKLLMKQGQMLKINDVIDADTAELIAEEMGHTVKRVSEADVEEGLFTTEDDTATMQPRPPVVTIMGHVDHGKTSLLDAIRKSKVVSGEAGGITQHIGAYQIDQDSQKITFIDTPGHAAFSQMRARGAKSTDIVILVVAADDGVMPQTKEAIAHAKAADAPIIVAINKTDKPGADPNRVRTELLSEELVTESMGGDVIDVEVSALNGTNLDKLLEMILLQAEVLELKANPNRTAEGIVIEAQLDRGRGPVATVLVQKGTLKPGDILVAGSEWGRVRAMLDENGKQVKEAGPAKPVEVLGFQGTPAAGDLVAVVDNEARAREITDYRQRQIREKASVVASGARGSLEQMMNRLQETGRKEFPLVLKADVQGSAEAIAHALNELGTDEVGARILLSGVGGITESDITLAAASNAPILGFNVRANKQAREAASRDGIEIRYYNVIYDLVDDIKAAMSGLLSPERRETFLGNAEIKEIFHISKVGKVAGCLVTEGIVERGANVRLIRDDVVIHEGELGTLKRFKDEVKTVESGQECGMNFVKYQDMRPGDIIECFRVEQIARSL
- the rbfA gene encoding 30S ribosome-binding factor RbfA, with product MARQNAQDSRGPSQRQLKVGETVRKELSDIFTRGEFSNPDLDGAIVTIPEVRMTPDLRLATCLVMPLGGKNAERVEKALNRSAKYLRGQVSRRLTMKYMPDLRFVLDTRFDDDDRIDTLLHSPGVSRDLGNDDNRED
- the truB gene encoding tRNA pseudouridine(55) synthase TruB, with protein sequence MARQKQIKRKKNAINGWLVLDKPYGITSNEALGKIKRIFSPQKVGHAGTLDPRASGLLPVAFGEATKTVPFVMDGRKVYRFEVTWGTETDTDDTEGEVIATSEARPEAETIAALLADFTGTIMQVPPKFSAIKVAGERAYDLARDGEEVELEARPIDVHRLDLVDCPDADRAVFEAECGKGTYVRALARDLGRRLGTYGHVTSLRRLLVGPFGEDDLVDFDDILEASEERGEGEGIEALVEEFVLPVREAMDALVEVPVSLDDAARIRKGMAVLLRGREAPLNTEVAFASHASVPVAIGSIDKGRFQPTRVFHL